A genome region from Bombus terrestris chromosome 10, iyBomTerr1.2, whole genome shotgun sequence includes the following:
- the LOC100652199 gene encoding arrestin homolog, which translates to MFPLLFLTFVVAIKVFKKTTPNGKVTVYLGKRDFIDHLDSIDPIDGIVVVENDYLQGRKVYGQVTTTFRYGREEDEVMGVKFSKELVISREQIVPIKKEKQDMTPVQERLLKRLGANAYPFLFQFPQSSPSSVTLQPGDDDQGKPLGVEYTVRIYVGEHEEDKGHKRSSVALAIKKLQYAPPTRGRKLPTSLVSKGFTFSQGKLNLEVTLDREIYYHGEKVAANVIVTNNSRKAVKNIKLFVVQHCEVTMVNTQFSRHVASLETREGCPITPGASFTKQFYLVPLASSNKDRRGIALDGHLKDDDVNLASSTMVADGKTPSDAMGIVISYSIRVKLNCGTLGGELVTDVPFKLMHPAPGTVEKEKATLKKNKSIERTRYENSCYSNDDDDNIVFEDFARLRLNEPE; encoded by the exons ATGTTTCCTCTCTTGTTTTTGACTTTTGTTGTAGCCATTAAGGTATTCAAGAAAACAACTCCAAATG GAAAAGTCACAGTTTATCTTGGTAAAAGGGATTTCATTGATCATTTGGATAGCATAGATCCCATTGATGGCATTGTTGTTGTTGAAAATGATTATCTTCAGGGACGAAAAGTTTATGGACAG GTAACAACAACTTTTCGCTATGGACGCGAGGAAGATGAAGTTATGGGTGTCAAATTCAGTAAAGAACTCGTTATAAGCCGGGAACAAATAGTTCcaataaagaaggaaaaacaaGATATGACACCTGTTCAAGAACGTCTTCTGAAACGTCTTGGAGCAAATGCATatccatttttatttcaattcccaCAAAGTTCTCCTAGTTCTGTTACATTGCAACCTGGAGATGATGATCAAGGAAAACCATTAGGAGTAGAATATACTGTCAGGATATATGTTGGTGAACATGAAGAAGATAAG ggACACAAAAGGTCATCTGTTGCGTTAGCTATAAAGAAATTGCAATATGCTCCACCTACAAGAGGACGTAAATTACCTACCTCCCTTGTTTCAAAAGGATTTACCTTCTCTCAAGGTAAATTGAATCTGGAAGTTACACTTGATAGGGAGATTTATTATCATGGAGAAAAAGTAGCCGCAAATGTCATAGTTACTAACAACTCTCGAAAGgcagtaaaaaatattaag CTCTTTGTGGTACAACACTGCGAGGTGACAATGGTTAATACTCAATTTTCTCGACACGTGGCTAGTTTAGAAACACGTGAAGGTTGTCCAATCACACCTGGAGCATCCTTTACAAAGCAATTTTATCTTGTTCCATTAGCTAGTAGCAATAAGGATCGTCGTGGAATTGCTCTTGATGGCCATTTAAAG GATGATGATGTGAATCTTGCATCTTCAACTATGGTGGCAGATGGTAAAACTCCTAGTGATGCTATGGGCATTGTCATCTCTTACTCTATTCGAGTAAAATTGAATTGTGGCACTTTAGGAGGTGAATTAGTTACAGATGTCCCATTTAAACTAATGCACCCAGCTCCtg gaactgtagaaaaagaaaaggctactttaaaaaagaataagagTATTGAAAGGACACGATATGAGAATTCTTGTTATTCAAATGATGATGATGACAATATCGTGTTTGAAGACTTTGCTCGTTTGCGCTTAAATGAACCAGAGTAA
- the LOC100652081 gene encoding akirin-2 isoform X1, giving the protein MACATLKRSLEFDPVHSHGRPSKRRRCVPMCVSPGTSTQANSRPQNPSPFGEVTHKLTPVFLYTEKMAANIREEIRRLHRRKQLHFSPQNNTGDSSDMEGPASPSSPSACGSNSCSYSPSGKEKPLFTFRQVGLICERMLKEQETQIREEYDHILNMKLSEQYDAFVKFTYDQIQKRFESAAAPSYLS; this is encoded by the exons ATGGCCTGCGCCACTCTAAAGAGATCTTTGGAGTTCGACCCGGTACATAGTCATGGTCGTCCTAGTAAACGACGAAGATGTGTACCAATGTGTGTTTCCCCCGGTACATCCACTCAAGCTAATTCCAGGCCACAGAATCCTTCGCCTTTTGGCGAAGTAACCCATAAACTGACGCCTG tcTTTTTGTATACAGAAAAGATGGCTGCCAACATAAGAGAGGAAATCCGGAGACTGCATCGGCGCAAACAATTGCATTTTAGTCCTCAAAACAATACTGGTGATTCTTCAGACATGGAAGGCCCTGCCAGTCCTTCAAGCCCATCTGCTTGTGGTTCAAATTCATGTAGTTATAGCCCTAGTGGAAAAGAGAAACCTTTATTTACATTCAGACAG GTGGGATTGATTTGTGAACGAATGCTTAAAGAGCAGGAGACACAGATTCGAGAAGAATATGATCATATCTTAAATATGAAGCTTTCTGAGCAATATGATGCTTTTGTTAAATTTACCTATGATCAGATACAAAAGAGATTTGAATCTGCAGCTGCGCCAAGTT ATCTATCCTAA
- the LOC100652081 gene encoding akirin-2 isoform X2: MACATLKRSLEFDPVHSHGRPSKRRRCVPMCVSPGTSTQANSRPQNPSPFGEVTHKLTPEKMAANIREEIRRLHRRKQLHFSPQNNTGDSSDMEGPASPSSPSACGSNSCSYSPSGKEKPLFTFRQVGLICERMLKEQETQIREEYDHILNMKLSEQYDAFVKFTYDQIQKRFESAAAPSYLS; the protein is encoded by the exons ATGGCCTGCGCCACTCTAAAGAGATCTTTGGAGTTCGACCCGGTACATAGTCATGGTCGTCCTAGTAAACGACGAAGATGTGTACCAATGTGTGTTTCCCCCGGTACATCCACTCAAGCTAATTCCAGGCCACAGAATCCTTCGCCTTTTGGCGAAGTAACCCATAAACTGACGCCTG AAAAGATGGCTGCCAACATAAGAGAGGAAATCCGGAGACTGCATCGGCGCAAACAATTGCATTTTAGTCCTCAAAACAATACTGGTGATTCTTCAGACATGGAAGGCCCTGCCAGTCCTTCAAGCCCATCTGCTTGTGGTTCAAATTCATGTAGTTATAGCCCTAGTGGAAAAGAGAAACCTTTATTTACATTCAGACAG GTGGGATTGATTTGTGAACGAATGCTTAAAGAGCAGGAGACACAGATTCGAGAAGAATATGATCATATCTTAAATATGAAGCTTTCTGAGCAATATGATGCTTTTGTTAAATTTACCTATGATCAGATACAAAAGAGATTTGAATCTGCAGCTGCGCCAAGTT ATCTATCCTAA
- the LOC100651959 gene encoding acyl-protein thioesterase 1 isoform X1, producing MTTVNPVVIAATARHTATLIFFHGLGDTGHGWASSMGAVRSPHIKVICPTAPTMPVTLNAGFRMPSWFDLRSLEPSGPEDEEGIRRAAEMVHSLIAEEVAAGIPTKRIVLGGFSQGGALAIYSALTFPEPLAGVIALSAWLPLHQKFPADAIGNKNTPLLQCHGDCDPIVPYRWGQLTASVLKQFMTQTEFKTYREMMHASCDEEMRDMKKFIEKVLKP from the exons ATGACAACAGTGAATCCTGTGGTGATAGCAGCTACGGCCAGACATACAGCGACA cTTATATTTTTCCATGGATTGGGTGATACAGG tCATGGTTGGGCTAGCTCAATGGGAGCAGTAAGATCTCCTCACATTAAAGTTATTTGTCCAACTGC GCCTACAATGCCAGTAACATTAAATGCAGGATTTAGAATGCCTTCTTG GTTTGATTTACGATCATTGGAACCAAGTGGGCCTGAAGATGAAGAAGGTATTCGCAGAGCTGCAGAAATGGTACATTCTTTAATTGCAGAAGAAGTTGCAGCAGGAATACCCACAAAACGTATTGTTCTTGGAGGTTTTAGTCAGGGTGGTGCTCTTGCTATATATAGTGCTCTTACATTTCCAGAACCTTTAGCTGGTGTTATAGCTTTATCAGCTTGGCTTCCTTTGCATCAAAAATTCCCTGCT GATGcaataggaaataaaaatactccACTACTACAATGTCATGGTGATTGTGATCCAATAGTGCCATACAGATGGGGTCAATTGACTGCATCAGTTCTCAAACAATTTATGACACAAACAGAATTCAAAACATATAGAGAGATGATGCATGCATCTTGTGACGAG GAAATGCGCGACATGAAGAAATTCATTGAAAAAGTTTTGAAGCCGTAA
- the LOC100651959 gene encoding acyl-protein thioesterase 2 isoform X2, translating to MGAVRSPHIKVICPTAPTMPVTLNAGFRMPSWFDLRSLEPSGPEDEEGIRRAAEMVHSLIAEEVAAGIPTKRIVLGGFSQGGALAIYSALTFPEPLAGVIALSAWLPLHQKFPADAIGNKNTPLLQCHGDCDPIVPYRWGQLTASVLKQFMTQTEFKTYREMMHASCDEEMRDMKKFIEKVLKP from the exons ATGGGAGCAGTAAGATCTCCTCACATTAAAGTTATTTGTCCAACTGC GCCTACAATGCCAGTAACATTAAATGCAGGATTTAGAATGCCTTCTTG GTTTGATTTACGATCATTGGAACCAAGTGGGCCTGAAGATGAAGAAGGTATTCGCAGAGCTGCAGAAATGGTACATTCTTTAATTGCAGAAGAAGTTGCAGCAGGAATACCCACAAAACGTATTGTTCTTGGAGGTTTTAGTCAGGGTGGTGCTCTTGCTATATATAGTGCTCTTACATTTCCAGAACCTTTAGCTGGTGTTATAGCTTTATCAGCTTGGCTTCCTTTGCATCAAAAATTCCCTGCT GATGcaataggaaataaaaatactccACTACTACAATGTCATGGTGATTGTGATCCAATAGTGCCATACAGATGGGGTCAATTGACTGCATCAGTTCTCAAACAATTTATGACACAAACAGAATTCAAAACATATAGAGAGATGATGCATGCATCTTGTGACGAG GAAATGCGCGACATGAAGAAATTCATTGAAAAAGTTTTGAAGCCGTAA
- the LOC100651842 gene encoding enoyl-CoA delta isomerase 3, peroxisomal isoform X3, with the protein MLIMDNKNLSHILCSVDNGILNIRLNRPKNKNAITISMYKDLIKILHESIHNSTIYVVTLTGNGSFFSSGNDFKSSLTRQNQGDFDIKSIINVFKEFIEMLIRYPKLLIAIVNGPAIGIAVTMLPLFDIVYAADSAYFETPFTRLGLSAEGCSTYTFPNIFGKSKASEMLYLGYKMSALEAKHYGFINEVYKDQNLDEVWTYLKKLTKLSLELTDGIRTFY; encoded by the exons ATGCTTATAatggataataaaaatttatcccATATTTTATGTTCGGTGgataacggaatactaaatattagattaaatcgaccaaaaaataaaaatgctaTTACTATTTCT ATGTACaaggatttaataaaaattctacatGAATCTATTCacaatagtactatatatgttgTCACCTTAACTGGTAATGGAAGTTTTTTTAGTAGTGGCAATGATTTTAAATCTTCATTAACAAGACAAAATCAAGGTGATTTtgatataaaaagtataattaatGTCTTTAA agaATTTATAGAAATGTTAATTAGATATCCTAAACTTTTAATAGCTATTGTAAATGGTCCTGCAATTGGAATTGCAGTAACAATGCTTCCATTATTTGACATTGTATATGCAGCAGAtagt GCTTATTTTGAAACACCATTTACAAGATTAGGCCTTAGTGCAGAAGGATGTTCTACATATACATTTCCTAATATATTTGGGAAGTCTAAG gcTAGTGAAATGTTATATTTAGGATATAAAATGAGTGCACTTGAAGCTAAACACTATGGTTTCATTAATGAAGTATACAAAGATCAAAATTTAGATGAAGTTTGGACCTATTTAAAAAAGTTGACTAAACTTTCATTAGAG TTAACAGATGGAATCAGGACATTTTATTGA
- the LOC100651842 gene encoding enoyl-CoA delta isomerase 2 isoform X1, with amino-acid sequence MLIMDNKNLSHILCSVDNGILNIRLNRPKNKNAITISMYKDLIKILHESIHNSTIYVVTLTGNGSFFSSGNDFKSSLTRQNQGDFDIKSIINVFKEFIEMLIRYPKLLIAIVNGPAIGIAVTMLPLFDIVYAADSAYFETPFTRLGLSAEGCSTYTFPNIFGKSKASEMLYLGYKMSALEAKHYGFINEVYKDQNLDEVWTYLKKLTKLSLESILAIKCLVNRWNQDILLKVNEEEITELIKRLQSPDCIERLISVILHKNKL; translated from the exons ATGCTTATAatggataataaaaatttatcccATATTTTATGTTCGGTGgataacggaatactaaatattagattaaatcgaccaaaaaataaaaatgctaTTACTATTTCT ATGTACaaggatttaataaaaattctacatGAATCTATTCacaatagtactatatatgttgTCACCTTAACTGGTAATGGAAGTTTTTTTAGTAGTGGCAATGATTTTAAATCTTCATTAACAAGACAAAATCAAGGTGATTTtgatataaaaagtataattaatGTCTTTAA agaATTTATAGAAATGTTAATTAGATATCCTAAACTTTTAATAGCTATTGTAAATGGTCCTGCAATTGGAATTGCAGTAACAATGCTTCCATTATTTGACATTGTATATGCAGCAGAtagt GCTTATTTTGAAACACCATTTACAAGATTAGGCCTTAGTGCAGAAGGATGTTCTACATATACATTTCCTAATATATTTGGGAAGTCTAAG gcTAGTGAAATGTTATATTTAGGATATAAAATGAGTGCACTTGAAGCTAAACACTATGGTTTCATTAATGAAGTATACAAAGATCAAAATTTAGATGAAGTTTGGACCTATTTAAAAAAGTTGACTAAACTTTCATTAGAG TCTATATTGGCGATTAAATGTTTAGTTAACAGATGGAATCAGGACATTTTATTGAAAGTTAATGAAGAAGAAATAACTGAACTTATAAAACGTTTACAATCTCCTGACTGCATAGAAAGATTAATAAGTGTTATACTACATAAAAACAAACTTTAA
- the LOC100651842 gene encoding enoyl-CoA delta isomerase 2 isoform X2: MYKDLIKILHESIHNSTIYVVTLTGNGSFFSSGNDFKSSLTRQNQGDFDIKSIINVFKEFIEMLIRYPKLLIAIVNGPAIGIAVTMLPLFDIVYAADSAYFETPFTRLGLSAEGCSTYTFPNIFGKSKASEMLYLGYKMSALEAKHYGFINEVYKDQNLDEVWTYLKKLTKLSLESILAIKCLVNRWNQDILLKVNEEEITELIKRLQSPDCIERLISVILHKNKL; this comes from the exons ATGTACaaggatttaataaaaattctacatGAATCTATTCacaatagtactatatatgttgTCACCTTAACTGGTAATGGAAGTTTTTTTAGTAGTGGCAATGATTTTAAATCTTCATTAACAAGACAAAATCAAGGTGATTTtgatataaaaagtataattaatGTCTTTAA agaATTTATAGAAATGTTAATTAGATATCCTAAACTTTTAATAGCTATTGTAAATGGTCCTGCAATTGGAATTGCAGTAACAATGCTTCCATTATTTGACATTGTATATGCAGCAGAtagt GCTTATTTTGAAACACCATTTACAAGATTAGGCCTTAGTGCAGAAGGATGTTCTACATATACATTTCCTAATATATTTGGGAAGTCTAAG gcTAGTGAAATGTTATATTTAGGATATAAAATGAGTGCACTTGAAGCTAAACACTATGGTTTCATTAATGAAGTATACAAAGATCAAAATTTAGATGAAGTTTGGACCTATTTAAAAAAGTTGACTAAACTTTCATTAGAG TCTATATTGGCGATTAAATGTTTAGTTAACAGATGGAATCAGGACATTTTATTGAAAGTTAATGAAGAAGAAATAACTGAACTTATAAAACGTTTACAATCTCCTGACTGCATAGAAAGATTAATAAGTGTTATACTACATAAAAACAAACTTTAA
- the LOC100651723 gene encoding DNA repair and recombination protein RAD54B isoform X2, whose translation MRKHKRWENDGTLEVTGKHAVLKDIEGNVIHKTTINPEVLVEGFRMYIDNKEIEIVDKATSKYMPNKFILEKVSEPPIKKLKTSSSNPYLPLKPLYKELKLRCCPLVMPSVNISKSWINHDMSENETEVFVDTCLVNVLRPHQRHGIVFLYECIMGLKISNYFGAILADEMGLGKTLQCITIIWTLLKKGPYGYPILKYILIVTPSCLCNSWNKEFKHWLGFHRISPYVVDAKNKTKDFKKHIRNSVMIISYDMLTRCEQEVEEIPFNLIICDEGHRLKNNDIKAAKILHNLKCKRRIILTGTPIQNNLQEFFTLIDFVNPTILGSNSEFKNYYEKPIVASQCPTAPDHVVSLGTERANELREKTKCFILRRTQEIINKYLPSKHELIVFCRLSIEQQDLYSQVTDSWFNKNPSNNNISHLTVITALKKICNHPELFYNEKTELFCIDSKGIHKTSNIKDSTKTVYYGKISIVQTLLRNLKKTEEKLVLVSYYTQTLDILETVCNREGLQFLRLDGSTTSNTRSKIIERFNSTNDNSKVFLLSAKAGGVGLNLPGASRLILFDSDWNPASDSQAMARIWRDGQKKDVYILRLLTTGTIEEKIFQRQISKASLNETVVDLNPSSSFKLSMSELKDLFTLAANTNCLTHDLMKCSCNGYKKSEETSEKLHQKGATGYQFLEDKTLKSNFTINQLLKWEHYQQPISDKIIQEIMLSEVSDNITFILKNSVVNRID comes from the exons ATGAGAAAACATAAAAGATGGGAAAATGATGGAACATTGGAAGTTACAGGAAAACATGCAGTCTTAAAG GATATAGAAGGCAATGTTATTCATAAAACTACAATTAATCCAGAAGTTTTGGTAGAGGGCTTTAGAATGTACATAGATAATAAAGAAATTGAG atagtTGACAAAGCAACATCCAAATATATGCCCAATAAATTTATCTTAGAAAAAGTTTCAGAACCGCCCATAAAGAAGTTGAAAACTTCAAGTTCTAATCCATATCTTCCTTTAAAGCCATTATATAAAG AACTAAAATTGAGATGCTGTCCACTAGTAATGCCatctgtaaatatttcaaaaagttGGATAAATCATGATATGTCAGAAAATGAAACAGAAGTATTTGTAGATACCTGTTTAGTAAATGTACTTAGACCACATCAACGTCATGGTATTGTATTTCTATATGAATGTATTATGGGCTTAAAGATATCTAATTATTTTGGAGCAATTTTGGCTGATGAAATGGGACTTGGTAAAACATTACAATGCATTACAATTATTTGGACATTGTTAAAGAAAGGACCATATGGATAtccaatattaaaatatatattaatagtaactCCTAGTTGTTTGTGTAACAGTTGGAATAAAGAGTTTAAGCATTGGTTGGGTTTCCATAGAATATCTCCATATGTTGTAGACGCCAAAAACAAGACAAAAGATTTCAAAAAACATATAAGAAACTCTGTTATGATTATTAGTTATGATATGCTTACCAGATGTGAACAAGAAGTCGAAGAAAtaccttttaatttaattatatgtgATGAAGGAcatagattaaaaaataatgatataaaAGCAGCAAAG atTTTACATAACTTGAAGTGTAAAAGAAGAATTATTTTGACTGGAACTccaatacaaaataatttgcaAGAATTTTTTACTTTGATTGATTTTGTAAACCCTACTATATTAGGCAGTAAttctgaatttaaaaattattatgaaaaaccTATTGTTGCATCTCAATGTCCTACTGCACCAGACCATGTTGTATCTCTTGGAACTGAAAGAGCTAATGAATTACGTGAAAAAACTAAATGCTTTATATTACGTCGTAcacaagaaataattaataagtactTACCTTCTAAGCATGAATTAATTGTATTTTGCCGTTTATCGATAGAACAACAAGATTTATATTCGCAAGTTACGGATTCATGGTTCAATAAAAATCCatcaaataataacatatcACATTTAACAGTAATAACAGCTCTAAAAAAGATTTGTAATCACccagaattattttataatgaaaaaactGAACTTTTCTGTATTGATTCAAAAGGCATACATAAAACTTCTAATATAAAAGATAGTACAAAAACAGTATACTATGGAAAAATTTCAATTGTACAAACATtattgagaaatttaaaaaaaacggAAGAAAAATTAGTATTAGTTTCATATTATACACAAACACTTGATATATTGGAAACTGTTTGTAATAGAGAAGGTTTACAATTTCTTAGATTAGATGGTAGTACAACAAGTAATACAAGATCTAAGATTATAGAACGGTTTAATTCAACCAATGATAACAGTA aagtatttttattaagtgCAAAAGCTGGTGGAGTTGGATTAAATTTACCTGGCGCATCTCGACTTATATTATTTGATTCAGACTGGAATCCAGCATCTGATTCACAAGCTATGGCAAGAATTTGGAGAGATGGTCAAAAAAAAGATGTTTACATATTACG ATTACTAACAACTGGTACTattgaagaaaaaatatttcaaagacaaATTAGCAAAGCGAGTTTAAATGAAACTGTGGTAGACCTAAATCCTTCATCTTCTTTTAAGTTGTCTATGAGTGAATTGAAG GATTTATTTACATTAGCAGCAAATACGAATTGTTTAACACATGATTTAATGAAGTGTTCTTGCAATGGCTATAAAAAATCAGAGGAAACATCAGAAAAATTACATCAAAAAGGTGCTACAGGTTATCAATTTCTAGAAGATAAAACGTTAAAATCAAATTTCACCATAAACCAGCTTTTGAAATGGGAACATTACCAACAACCAATTTCGGATAAAATAATTCAA gaAATTATGCTATCAGAAGTATCTGacaatataacatttatattaaaaaattctgtagTAAATAGGATAGATTGA
- the LOC100651723 gene encoding DNA repair and recombination protein RAD54B isoform X1 has product MYRNNLNKSFKPTLKYEQPVCAKSEKSLENTNVLTENSEQTFIRSTKKILNLLKEPIINHKEKKREDNASIKRKENNAIIIKEGLSIITDSNTAIFNVVIGKKSMRKHKRWENDGTLEVTGKHAVLKDIEGNVIHKTTINPEVLVEGFRMYIDNKEIEIVDKATSKYMPNKFILEKVSEPPIKKLKTSSSNPYLPLKPLYKELKLRCCPLVMPSVNISKSWINHDMSENETEVFVDTCLVNVLRPHQRHGIVFLYECIMGLKISNYFGAILADEMGLGKTLQCITIIWTLLKKGPYGYPILKYILIVTPSCLCNSWNKEFKHWLGFHRISPYVVDAKNKTKDFKKHIRNSVMIISYDMLTRCEQEVEEIPFNLIICDEGHRLKNNDIKAAKILHNLKCKRRIILTGTPIQNNLQEFFTLIDFVNPTILGSNSEFKNYYEKPIVASQCPTAPDHVVSLGTERANELREKTKCFILRRTQEIINKYLPSKHELIVFCRLSIEQQDLYSQVTDSWFNKNPSNNNISHLTVITALKKICNHPELFYNEKTELFCIDSKGIHKTSNIKDSTKTVYYGKISIVQTLLRNLKKTEEKLVLVSYYTQTLDILETVCNREGLQFLRLDGSTTSNTRSKIIERFNSTNDNSKVFLLSAKAGGVGLNLPGASRLILFDSDWNPASDSQAMARIWRDGQKKDVYILRLLTTGTIEEKIFQRQISKASLNETVVDLNPSSSFKLSMSELKDLFTLAANTNCLTHDLMKCSCNGYKKSEETSEKLHQKGATGYQFLEDKTLKSNFTINQLLKWEHYQQPISDKIIQEIMLSEVSDNITFILKNSVVNRID; this is encoded by the exons ATGTATcgcaataatttaaataaaagttttaaaCCAACTTTGAAATATGAACAGCCAGTGTGTGCCAAATCTGAAAAAAGTTTAGAAAATACCAATGTTTTAACAGAAAATTCAGAGCAAACTTTTATTAGAAGCACtaaaaaaattcttaatttattaaaagaacCTATTATCAATCATAAGGAGAAAAAACGGGAAGACAATGCTTCAattaagagaaaagaaaataatgcaattattattaaagaagGTTTATCCATTATTACTGATAGTAATACAGC TATCTTTAATGTAGTAATCGGTAAAAAGTCTATGAGAAAACATAAAAGATGGGAAAATGATGGAACATTGGAAGTTACAGGAAAACATGCAGTCTTAAAG GATATAGAAGGCAATGTTATTCATAAAACTACAATTAATCCAGAAGTTTTGGTAGAGGGCTTTAGAATGTACATAGATAATAAAGAAATTGAG atagtTGACAAAGCAACATCCAAATATATGCCCAATAAATTTATCTTAGAAAAAGTTTCAGAACCGCCCATAAAGAAGTTGAAAACTTCAAGTTCTAATCCATATCTTCCTTTAAAGCCATTATATAAAG AACTAAAATTGAGATGCTGTCCACTAGTAATGCCatctgtaaatatttcaaaaagttGGATAAATCATGATATGTCAGAAAATGAAACAGAAGTATTTGTAGATACCTGTTTAGTAAATGTACTTAGACCACATCAACGTCATGGTATTGTATTTCTATATGAATGTATTATGGGCTTAAAGATATCTAATTATTTTGGAGCAATTTTGGCTGATGAAATGGGACTTGGTAAAACATTACAATGCATTACAATTATTTGGACATTGTTAAAGAAAGGACCATATGGATAtccaatattaaaatatatattaatagtaactCCTAGTTGTTTGTGTAACAGTTGGAATAAAGAGTTTAAGCATTGGTTGGGTTTCCATAGAATATCTCCATATGTTGTAGACGCCAAAAACAAGACAAAAGATTTCAAAAAACATATAAGAAACTCTGTTATGATTATTAGTTATGATATGCTTACCAGATGTGAACAAGAAGTCGAAGAAAtaccttttaatttaattatatgtgATGAAGGAcatagattaaaaaataatgatataaaAGCAGCAAAG atTTTACATAACTTGAAGTGTAAAAGAAGAATTATTTTGACTGGAACTccaatacaaaataatttgcaAGAATTTTTTACTTTGATTGATTTTGTAAACCCTACTATATTAGGCAGTAAttctgaatttaaaaattattatgaaaaaccTATTGTTGCATCTCAATGTCCTACTGCACCAGACCATGTTGTATCTCTTGGAACTGAAAGAGCTAATGAATTACGTGAAAAAACTAAATGCTTTATATTACGTCGTAcacaagaaataattaataagtactTACCTTCTAAGCATGAATTAATTGTATTTTGCCGTTTATCGATAGAACAACAAGATTTATATTCGCAAGTTACGGATTCATGGTTCAATAAAAATCCatcaaataataacatatcACATTTAACAGTAATAACAGCTCTAAAAAAGATTTGTAATCACccagaattattttataatgaaaaaactGAACTTTTCTGTATTGATTCAAAAGGCATACATAAAACTTCTAATATAAAAGATAGTACAAAAACAGTATACTATGGAAAAATTTCAATTGTACAAACATtattgagaaatttaaaaaaaacggAAGAAAAATTAGTATTAGTTTCATATTATACACAAACACTTGATATATTGGAAACTGTTTGTAATAGAGAAGGTTTACAATTTCTTAGATTAGATGGTAGTACAACAAGTAATACAAGATCTAAGATTATAGAACGGTTTAATTCAACCAATGATAACAGTA aagtatttttattaagtgCAAAAGCTGGTGGAGTTGGATTAAATTTACCTGGCGCATCTCGACTTATATTATTTGATTCAGACTGGAATCCAGCATCTGATTCACAAGCTATGGCAAGAATTTGGAGAGATGGTCAAAAAAAAGATGTTTACATATTACG ATTACTAACAACTGGTACTattgaagaaaaaatatttcaaagacaaATTAGCAAAGCGAGTTTAAATGAAACTGTGGTAGACCTAAATCCTTCATCTTCTTTTAAGTTGTCTATGAGTGAATTGAAG GATTTATTTACATTAGCAGCAAATACGAATTGTTTAACACATGATTTAATGAAGTGTTCTTGCAATGGCTATAAAAAATCAGAGGAAACATCAGAAAAATTACATCAAAAAGGTGCTACAGGTTATCAATTTCTAGAAGATAAAACGTTAAAATCAAATTTCACCATAAACCAGCTTTTGAAATGGGAACATTACCAACAACCAATTTCGGATAAAATAATTCAA gaAATTATGCTATCAGAAGTATCTGacaatataacatttatattaaaaaattctgtagTAAATAGGATAGATTGA